A single Bacillus mesophilus DNA region contains:
- a CDS encoding glycosyltransferase, with amino-acid sequence MDSIYSKHVVLYSLIQTQQTSYSIKKKTYTIDLFITTYNESTELVRRTILAFKNLEYPVEALSIWVCDDGRRLEMKRLAESLSVGYITRSNNDHAKAGNLNNALALTKEELIVTIDADMIPKPNFLKIL; translated from the coding sequence ATTGATTCTATCTATTCAAAACACGTTGTTTTATATTCTCTTATACAAACCCAACAAACGAGTTACTCCATTAAAAAAAAAACGTATACGATTGATTTATTTATAACTACTTACAACGAATCTACGGAACTGGTAAGGAGGACAATCCTGGCTTTTAAGAATCTTGAATATCCAGTTGAGGCACTATCCATTTGGGTTTGTGATGATGGAAGACGGCTAGAAATGAAGAGGTTAGCTGAAAGCCTAAGTGTAGGCTATATCACTAGAAGTAATAATGATCACGCAAAAGCAGGGAATTTAAATAATGCATTGGCCCTTACAAAGGAGGAGTTGATTGTAACCATTGATGCTGATATGATTCCCAAACCTAACTTTCTAAAAATACTCTAG
- a CDS encoding glycosyltransferase family 2 protein encodes MVAFVQLPQAFYNDDIYQFNLLQSKNIPNEQDLFMRLIQTGRDRFNSTIYIGSNTIFRRVALDAIGGFATGTITEDMATGMLIQSKGYKTVFHNEVLAQGLAAESLSDFLSQRIRWARGTIQTMRKWNPITLPGYL; translated from the coding sequence TTGGTAGCTTTTGTTCAATTACCACAGGCTTTTTACAATGATGATATATATCAATTTAATCTACTTCAAAGTAAAAATATCCCGAACGAACAAGATCTTTTCATGCGTCTCATCCAAACAGGAAGAGACAGGTTTAACTCTACTATTTATATTGGTAGTAATACCATCTTTAGAAGAGTTGCCTTAGATGCAATTGGTGGTTTTGCTACAGGGACGATCACAGAGGACATGGCAACCGGTATGCTAATCCAGTCAAAGGGATACAAAACTGTCTTCCATAATGAAGTGTTAGCACAGGGGCTTGCTGCTGAGTCGTTATCAGATTTCCTGAGTCAACGAATTAGATGGGCAAGAGGAACCATTCAAACTATGAGGAAATGGAATCCCATCACGCTACCAGGGTATCTATAA
- a CDS encoding PilZ domain-containing protein, with product MIFLFAPLLFLIFGISSLHASLLGILTFWLPYFLLTSVVERVTLDKRMKRFWSNIYETSVAPFLAWSVLVETFTKKNIPFNVTPKGVTLSKARINIPFIIPHFIFLGLSIVALVMGILNFIEGYHDGIIINLFWLIYNLVILMPTILLARERPKFRQTERFDRNYPVRIKAESMKETITAKTINISESGCSLYIADLQTVPEEIQIDIEGKYSIHCIDGLLVYYDTYKDGYQLGIKFKDLDSMTFQHWVKELYGEVPNESLFQYKAKTGMLNIFKKFYKELQLPYQKKVRTSPRLEMNIDCLVFGLSNETLVSMEQTGAAIEEYVSNTNNFEDSFEKNNAILSDVGINGCKLEMKNTNFTIGDVVGLQLSNMGWLIKGTIVRSRPIKEKIELGIKWTDHEQGIKILNYINEKDLS from the coding sequence ATGATATTCCTATTTGCGCCGCTACTATTTTTAATCTTTGGAATTTCTTCCTTACATGCAAGCCTATTAGGAATACTAACCTTTTGGTTACCTTACTTTCTATTAACATCTGTTGTAGAAAGAGTAACGTTAGATAAACGAATGAAGCGGTTTTGGAGTAATATTTATGAGACATCTGTAGCACCTTTTTTAGCATGGTCCGTTCTAGTTGAAACCTTCACGAAAAAGAACATCCCATTCAATGTAACTCCTAAAGGCGTAACGTTGAGTAAGGCTAGAATTAATATACCATTTATAATCCCACATTTTATATTCTTAGGATTAAGCATAGTAGCTTTAGTAATGGGGATTTTAAACTTTATAGAGGGTTATCATGATGGGATTATTATTAATTTATTTTGGCTTATTTATAATCTAGTCATTCTTATGCCAACAATTCTATTGGCTAGAGAACGTCCTAAATTTAGACAAACAGAGCGGTTTGATCGGAACTATCCGGTTCGCATTAAAGCAGAATCAATGAAGGAAACAATTACAGCAAAAACAATAAATATAAGTGAATCAGGCTGTAGCCTATATATCGCTGATCTGCAGACGGTTCCAGAAGAGATACAAATTGACATAGAAGGAAAATATTCTATTCATTGTATAGATGGTTTACTAGTTTACTATGATACTTATAAAGATGGGTATCAATTAGGAATTAAGTTCAAAGATTTAGATAGCATGACATTCCAGCATTGGGTAAAAGAGTTGTATGGAGAAGTTCCAAATGAATCGCTATTTCAATACAAAGCTAAGACAGGTATGCTAAATATATTTAAAAAATTCTATAAAGAACTTCAACTTCCTTATCAAAAGAAGGTAAGAACTTCACCACGATTGGAAATGAATATAGATTGTCTAGTTTTCGGTTTATCTAATGAAACATTAGTATCAATGGAGCAAACAGGGGCAGCAATTGAAGAGTATGTTTCCAATACAAATAATTTTGAAGATAGTTTTGAAAAAAATAATGCAATTCTTAGTGATGTTGGGATTAATGGATGTAAGCTTGAAATGAAGAATACGAACTTTACTATCGGTGATGTAGTCGGTTTACAGTTATCAAATATGGGCTGGTTAATCAAAGGAACTATTGTTAGGTCAAGACCTATAAAAGAAAAAATAGAATTAGGAATTAAGTGGACTGATCATGAGCAAGGTATAAAAATATTAAACTATATCAATGAAAAGGACCTCTCATAA